One genomic region from Rhodothermales bacterium encodes:
- a CDS encoding wax ester/triacylglycerol synthase family O-acyltransferase, translating into MNRYPMDPVDAAWWRMDSATNRMSIVAVLEFDQPFSVTDFTELLRERLAPFDRFRLRVTSVRGRPYWEEDPSFDFSRHVVPSALPGPVTEEALKSLVGESMSEGLPEDRPPWQFVVIESYNEGSAVVARLHHAIADGLALIHVLRSLADDAGAAMTTSLAGMPKSGDEEPDELAELLEPVPEHRFGWRDIVAWFKNLPGLALALAKFAFTGRDKRTRFRGHQGVEKRVDWTLPMDLKQLRRAAVKHSATINDLLLAALAGALRRYLERFREVKDNFELRAIIPVNLRHRHDELGLGNRFGLVILPLPVGLKSLAARISEISKRMLEARTSMEPVAAFGLLQALGRAPGFVEDAAVWKLSGTSSAAITNVPGPRRPLVLAGRTLKELMFWVPRGGSVPMGFSILTYGGQARIGLATDAGLVPDPDALAVEVAAELGALGLTE; encoded by the coding sequence ATGAATCGATATCCGATGGACCCCGTCGATGCCGCGTGGTGGCGCATGGACAGTGCGACCAACCGCATGAGCATCGTGGCTGTCCTGGAATTCGACCAGCCGTTCTCGGTCACGGATTTTACGGAGCTGTTGCGTGAGCGCCTCGCGCCGTTTGACCGGTTTCGCCTGCGGGTGACCTCGGTTCGCGGCCGCCCCTACTGGGAGGAGGACCCCTCCTTCGATTTCTCTCGGCACGTCGTGCCTTCCGCGCTCCCCGGGCCTGTCACCGAAGAGGCCCTGAAGTCGCTCGTGGGGGAATCAATGAGTGAGGGCCTGCCCGAAGATCGTCCTCCCTGGCAGTTCGTGGTGATCGAGTCCTACAACGAAGGGTCCGCCGTCGTCGCTCGCCTGCACCACGCCATTGCCGACGGGCTGGCGTTGATTCATGTCCTCCGGTCACTCGCGGACGATGCGGGGGCTGCCATGACTACCTCGCTAGCCGGCATGCCCAAGTCCGGCGATGAGGAGCCGGACGAACTGGCCGAGTTGCTCGAGCCCGTGCCCGAGCACCGTTTCGGATGGCGCGACATCGTCGCCTGGTTCAAGAACCTGCCGGGGCTGGCCTTGGCGCTGGCCAAGTTCGCGTTCACCGGACGGGACAAGCGCACGCGTTTCCGCGGCCATCAGGGTGTCGAAAAAAGGGTCGACTGGACCCTTCCCATGGACCTGAAGCAGCTCCGCCGGGCGGCGGTAAAGCACTCCGCCACCATCAACGACCTACTGCTGGCGGCACTGGCCGGGGCGCTGCGTCGTTACCTGGAGCGCTTCCGGGAGGTCAAGGACAACTTTGAACTGCGGGCGATTATCCCGGTGAACCTGCGTCACCGGCACGACGAACTCGGCCTCGGCAACCGCTTCGGATTGGTGATTCTGCCCCTTCCCGTAGGCCTCAAGAGTTTGGCCGCACGCATCTCTGAGATCAGCAAACGCATGCTGGAGGCGCGCACTTCCATGGAGCCGGTAGCGGCGTTTGGTCTGCTGCAAGCGTTGGGGCGTGCTCCCGGTTTTGTGGAGGACGCGGCGGTCTGGAAGCTGTCGGGCACCTCATCGGCCGCCATCACGAATGTGCCCGGGCCTCGGCGGCCGCTGGTGCTTGCCGGCCGCACGCTCAAGGAGCTCATGTTCTGGGTGCCGCGCGGCGGATCTGTGCCGATGGGCTTCAGCATCCTGACCTATGGGGGACAGGCGCGTATCGGACTTGCCACCGACGCCGGGCTGGTGCCTGATCCGGACGCGCTTGCGGTGGAAGTGGCGGCGGAACTCGGTGCACTAGGGCTCACGGAGTAG
- the nagB gene encoding glucosamine-6-phosphate deaminase: MAVSHPSTAGADGTQKERVPVLIFDEPAQLSFQVARRIATLIEERNAVGDSLVLGLPTGSTPIGVYGHLVRMHREEGLDFSRVVTFNLDEYYPMQPDSLQSYHRFMRENFFDHVNIPEESIHIPKGDVGREELEEYCQSYEFAIQKAGGIDLILLGIGRSGHVGFNEPGSGVKTRTRPIVLDEITRKDAASDFFGDDNVPREAITMGVGTILDAREVILIATGEHKAPIVRRAVEEEPSREVTATFLQHHRDCTFYLDRAAASELTREKTPWLVKSVTWTDHMAKRAVIWLSEVVGRAILRLEESDFHRQHLHDLVSNWPDTDSLCRKVFEDLRQRVRYLEQLPAGERIIVFSPHPDDDVISMGGMLDKLARNENDLTVAYMTNGSVAVFDADVRRYLHFLELSLPVMGDETLQARVEAIRDALAAKGPGEIDTAEVQRIKAYIRYAEAVSAIEVMRLGKEHARFLDMPFYQTGMVRKNPIGPQDVEIVLGLMNELKPAHIFVAGDLSDPHGTHRMCYAAIAAAVDAYRGQHGFGPLVWLYRGAWQEWEIDRAEVFVPLTKSELNRKIEAIFKHESQKDRAMFPGAYDAREFWERARDRNTRTAEALNNLGLPEFYAAEAYVTAERLI; this comes from the coding sequence ATGGCGGTATCCCATCCGTCAACCGCAGGTGCCGACGGAACGCAGAAGGAGCGGGTCCCGGTACTGATTTTCGACGAGCCGGCACAGCTCAGTTTCCAGGTCGCAAGGCGCATCGCCACGCTGATTGAGGAGCGCAACGCGGTGGGCGATTCGCTCGTGCTCGGCCTGCCCACGGGCTCCACGCCCATCGGCGTTTATGGGCATCTGGTTCGCATGCACCGGGAGGAGGGGCTGGACTTCAGCCGGGTAGTGACGTTCAACCTGGACGAGTACTACCCCATGCAGCCGGACAGCCTGCAGAGCTACCACCGATTCATGCGGGAGAACTTCTTCGATCACGTCAACATCCCCGAGGAGAGCATCCACATTCCCAAGGGCGATGTGGGGCGCGAAGAGCTTGAGGAGTACTGCCAGTCGTACGAGTTCGCGATCCAGAAGGCGGGCGGAATCGATCTCATTCTGCTCGGGATCGGGCGGAGTGGGCACGTAGGCTTCAATGAGCCGGGCTCTGGCGTGAAAACCCGCACCCGTCCCATCGTCCTGGACGAAATCACGCGCAAGGACGCCGCCAGTGACTTCTTTGGGGACGACAACGTGCCGCGCGAGGCGATTACGATGGGGGTCGGCACCATCCTCGACGCGCGCGAGGTGATCCTGATCGCGACCGGGGAGCACAAGGCGCCGATCGTGCGCAGGGCGGTGGAGGAGGAGCCGAGTCGGGAGGTCACGGCAACGTTTCTCCAGCACCACAGGGACTGCACGTTTTACCTGGACCGTGCGGCGGCCAGCGAGTTGACTCGCGAGAAGACGCCGTGGCTGGTGAAGTCCGTGACCTGGACCGACCACATGGCCAAGCGCGCCGTGATCTGGCTGTCGGAGGTAGTGGGCCGAGCCATTCTTCGGCTGGAGGAATCAGACTTCCACAGGCAGCACTTGCACGACCTCGTATCCAATTGGCCGGACACTGACTCGCTCTGCAGGAAGGTGTTTGAGGACTTGCGACAACGTGTGAGATACCTGGAGCAACTGCCTGCGGGAGAACGCATTATCGTGTTCAGTCCGCATCCTGATGACGATGTTATTTCGATGGGCGGCATGCTGGACAAGCTGGCGCGCAACGAGAATGATCTGACGGTCGCCTACATGACCAATGGGTCGGTTGCAGTGTTTGACGCAGACGTGCGGCGGTATCTGCATTTCCTGGAGCTCAGTCTTCCGGTGATGGGAGACGAGACCCTTCAGGCCCGGGTCGAGGCAATTCGCGATGCGCTGGCGGCCAAGGGTCCGGGCGAAATCGACACTGCCGAGGTACAGCGCATCAAGGCGTACATCCGGTACGCCGAGGCGGTGTCTGCCATCGAGGTGATGCGTCTGGGTAAGGAGCACGCCCGCTTCCTTGACATGCCGTTTTACCAGACCGGCATGGTCCGAAAAAATCCCATCGGACCGCAGGATGTGGAGATCGTGCTCGGGTTGATGAATGAGCTCAAGCCGGCGCACATCTTTGTGGCGGGGGACCTTTCGGATCCGCACGGCACGCACAGGATGTGCTACGCCGCCATTGCGGCGGCCGTCGATGCGTACCGGGGGCAGCACGGATTCGGGCCGCTGGTCTGGCTATACCGCGGAGCCTGGCAGGAGTGGGAGATCGACCGGGCCGAGGTGTTTGTCCCGCTCACCAAATCGGAACTGAATCGCAAGATCGAGGCGATTTTCAAACACGAGAGCCAGAAGGATCGCGCCATGTTTCCGGGCGCGTACGATGCGCGGGAGTTCTGGGAGCGCGCGCGGGACCGCAATACTCGCACTGCAGAGGCCCTGAATAATCTCGGGTTGCCGGAGTTCTACGCGGCGGAGGCGTACGTCACGGCGGAACGGCTCATCTGA
- a CDS encoding DegT/DnrJ/EryC1/StrS family aminotransferase: MRQAMADAEVGDDVFGEDPTVVRLQERIAELLGKEAALFVPSGSMANQLALRVHTAPGDEVICEADAHIVHYESGAAGALSGVQLRPVQGHRGMLTAGQVREAIRHGYYWEPQSRLVCLENTANKAGGCVLPQATVLEVAAAARERGLSLHLDGARLWNAAAALGTTERSLAAPFDTVSVCLSKGLGAPIGSLIAGPAELIEKAHRWRKVFGGGMRQVGVIAAAGLYAVEKHRTDLAEDHRRAKALAAGLQGLPGVTIDRDDVDTNIVMFDVADAFDALEKLKAHDVLMVPFSPTRIRATTHRDVGDRDIHDALLAARAVFKA, translated from the coding sequence ATGCGGCAGGCGATGGCCGATGCCGAAGTCGGGGACGATGTATTCGGCGAGGATCCGACGGTTGTGCGACTCCAGGAGCGAATTGCTGAGTTGCTCGGCAAGGAGGCGGCCCTGTTCGTGCCCTCCGGGTCGATGGCCAATCAACTCGCCCTGCGTGTGCACACGGCACCCGGCGACGAGGTGATTTGTGAGGCCGATGCGCACATCGTTCACTACGAGTCCGGCGCCGCAGGAGCGCTCTCCGGTGTGCAGCTTCGACCCGTGCAGGGGCATCGGGGTATGCTCACGGCTGGCCAGGTCCGGGAGGCCATCCGGCACGGCTACTACTGGGAGCCTCAGTCCCGGCTTGTCTGTCTCGAGAACACCGCGAACAAGGCGGGCGGCTGTGTTCTGCCCCAAGCGACCGTCCTCGAAGTCGCTGCCGCCGCTCGGGAACGGGGTTTGTCGCTCCATCTGGACGGTGCCCGCCTCTGGAATGCTGCAGCAGCACTCGGCACGACGGAACGCTCGCTCGCCGCGCCATTTGACACCGTCAGCGTCTGCCTTTCAAAGGGCCTCGGGGCGCCCATCGGCTCCTTGATTGCCGGACCTGCCGAACTGATCGAGAAGGCCCATCGCTGGCGAAAAGTGTTCGGTGGCGGCATGCGGCAGGTTGGCGTGATCGCAGCGGCGGGACTCTATGCCGTCGAAAAGCATCGCACGGACCTGGCCGAAGACCACCGCCGGGCCAAAGCGCTGGCAGCAGGACTTCAGGGACTGCCCGGCGTCACCATTGACCGGGACGATGTCGACACGAACATCGTCATGTTCGATGTGGCTGATGCGTTCGATGCGCTCGAAAAACTGAAAGCGCACGACGTGCTGATGGTGCCTTTCAGCCCGACCCGGATCCGCGCGACGACCCATCGGGATGTGGGAGATCGTGACATCCATGACGCGCTACTGGCGGCTCGAGCGGTATTCAAGGCCTGA
- the greA gene encoding transcription elongation factor GreA, which produces MDKPVYLTPDGLQKLKDELRWMKTKERPRISQAIAEAREKGDLSENAEYDAAKEAQGLLEAKIAKMETTISNARIVDEGKMDTSKAFILSNVTVKNKANGMEQTYTLVSAAEADITKGRISVTSPIGKGLLGKEVGDVVAIKVPAGKVEMEITGISRA; this is translated from the coding sequence ATGGATAAGCCGGTCTACCTTACGCCCGACGGTTTGCAGAAGCTCAAAGACGAGCTCCGCTGGATGAAGACCAAGGAACGCCCGCGCATCTCGCAGGCTATCGCCGAAGCGCGGGAAAAAGGCGATCTGTCTGAGAATGCGGAATACGATGCGGCCAAGGAGGCTCAGGGACTTCTCGAGGCAAAAATCGCCAAGATGGAGACCACCATCTCCAACGCACGCATCGTGGACGAAGGCAAGATGGATACCTCCAAGGCATTCATCCTCTCCAACGTCACGGTCAAGAACAAGGCCAACGGCATGGAGCAGACCTACACGCTGGTCTCCGCGGCAGAAGCTGACATCACCAAGGGTCGCATCTCGGTCACGAGCCCCATCGGAAAGGGCCTGCTCGGCAAGGAAGTGGGCGATGTCGTGGCTATCAAGGTGCCCGCCGGCAAGGTAGAAATGGAGATCACCGGGATCTCGCGCGCCTGA
- a CDS encoding YtxH domain-containing protein, giving the protein MSIDKFMTGVVAFAGGVVAGILLAPQSGAETRERLSDEARSRLSRIDGQLDGLEKRLAEVSAHLREASHDLGERVKHSTVDQVLPDVPEDPEAFEVDRDEVASDLRHMPRK; this is encoded by the coding sequence ATGAGTATCGACAAGTTCATGACGGGCGTGGTCGCGTTTGCCGGCGGTGTGGTTGCCGGGATCCTGCTCGCTCCACAGTCCGGCGCCGAAACCCGGGAGCGGCTGTCAGACGAGGCGCGCTCCCGCCTCAGCAGAATCGACGGCCAATTGGACGGGCTTGAGAAGCGACTGGCCGAGGTAAGCGCGCACCTGCGCGAAGCCAGCCATGACCTCGGGGAGCGAGTCAAGCACTCGACGGTGGATCAGGTTTTGCCCGATGTGCCGGAGGACCCGGAAGCGTTCGAGGTGGACCGGGACGAGGTTGCGTCTGACCTGAGGCACATGCCCCGGAAGTAG
- a CDS encoding BrxA/BrxB family bacilliredoxin, with amino-acid sequence MPYPEQLVSPMRAELTRLGVEELTNAEEVDDFFSEAASGTSVLVINSVCGCAAANARPAVAMVRQLPVQPNRWGTVFAGQDLEATAQARMHLMGVPPSSPFMALFKDGDPVFVLERRHIEGRSAPAIATDLAKAIQKYAGDGAEASGVETPEVEQKAPEGLPSTFRSIL; translated from the coding sequence ATGCCGTACCCCGAGCAGTTGGTCAGTCCCATGCGAGCCGAACTCACGCGTCTTGGCGTGGAAGAGCTCACGAATGCCGAGGAAGTAGATGACTTCTTCTCCGAGGCAGCCTCCGGCACGTCGGTTCTGGTTATCAATTCAGTGTGTGGCTGTGCGGCGGCGAACGCCCGCCCGGCCGTTGCCATGGTTCGCCAGCTCCCGGTGCAGCCCAATCGCTGGGGCACCGTTTTCGCCGGTCAGGATCTGGAGGCGACTGCCCAGGCCCGGATGCATCTGATGGGCGTGCCTCCGTCATCGCCGTTTATGGCCCTTTTCAAGGACGGCGATCCCGTGTTCGTGCTGGAGCGCCGCCACATTGAGGGTCGGAGCGCGCCGGCGATCGCCACGGATCTCGCCAAGGCTATCCAGAAATACGCGGGCGATGGGGCCGAGGCTTCCGGCGTGGAGACCCCCGAGGTCGAGCAAAAAGCTCCCGAAGGACTTCCGTCCACGTTCCGCTCGATTTTGTAG
- a CDS encoding thiolase family protein: MRDVFVVGAVRTPIGRFGGALKDHSPVDLAAHVMRGLLDRTCVDGGALDIYLSGNILRAGHGQLIPRQAALKAGIPDSVDGVALDMVCSSGMMSVMQAATMIKAGEADLVMAGGTESMSGTGFYLSSRARWGYKFLMGNPEGLTDILLHDGLTDPMSGEAMGSQAERLAGEKGVTRDQVDAMAAASHQRAAKAWENGHFADEVLPIEYRERRKTVTLEQDEGIRADTTAESLGGLRPAFDKEGVLTAGNASQISDGAATLLLASADAVKAHGLKPIARYKAGAWAAGEPWRFPEAPIPAVKRLLDKAGESIADYDLFENNEAFSLNNVLFCDQLGVKHDQLNVHGGAVALGHPIGCSGARILVTLIHALRSHDKQQGLAAICHGTGGGTAVTLERA; encoded by the coding sequence ATGCGGGATGTATTCGTGGTGGGTGCGGTGCGCACCCCGATTGGCCGTTTCGGCGGCGCGCTCAAGGACCATTCGCCGGTAGATCTGGCTGCGCATGTGATGCGCGGGCTGCTGGATCGCACATGCGTCGACGGTGGTGCGCTCGACATCTACTTGTCCGGCAACATCCTGCGGGCAGGGCACGGACAGCTGATTCCGCGACAGGCCGCGCTCAAAGCCGGCATCCCCGACTCCGTCGACGGCGTCGCGCTCGATATGGTTTGCTCCTCCGGCATGATGTCGGTGATGCAGGCCGCCACAATGATCAAGGCCGGGGAGGCCGATCTGGTTATGGCAGGCGGCACCGAGTCGATGTCCGGAACTGGCTTCTACCTGAGCTCCCGTGCTCGATGGGGCTACAAATTCCTCATGGGCAACCCGGAGGGCCTGACCGACATCCTGCTGCACGACGGTCTGACCGACCCGATGTCTGGCGAGGCCATGGGCAGCCAGGCCGAACGCCTGGCCGGCGAAAAAGGCGTCACCCGCGACCAGGTCGACGCGATGGCTGCCGCCTCCCACCAGCGCGCCGCCAAGGCATGGGAGAACGGACACTTTGCCGATGAGGTGCTGCCTATTGAATACCGCGAACGCCGCAAAACGGTCACGCTCGAGCAGGACGAGGGCATTCGTGCCGACACCACCGCGGAATCCCTCGGCGGACTGCGTCCCGCGTTCGACAAGGAGGGCGTTCTCACGGCCGGCAATGCCAGCCAGATTTCGGACGGCGCCGCGACGCTACTGCTGGCCAGCGCAGACGCGGTGAAGGCGCACGGCCTGAAGCCGATCGCCCGATACAAGGCCGGCGCGTGGGCCGCGGGCGAACCCTGGCGATTCCCAGAAGCACCGATCCCCGCCGTCAAGCGCCTGCTCGACAAAGCCGGAGAGTCCATCGCCGACTACGACCTGTTCGAGAACAACGAGGCGTTCTCACTCAACAACGTGCTGTTCTGTGACCAACTCGGCGTGAAGCACGACCAGCTGAATGTGCACGGCGGCGCGGTTGCCCTCGGCCACCCCATCGGCTGCTCGGGAGCACGCATTCTGGTGACGCTGATCCACGCGCTCCGCTCGCATGACAAACAGCAGGGCCTCGCGGCCATCTGTCACGGCACCGGCGGCGGAACGGCGGTCACGCTAGAGCGGGCCTGA
- the crcB gene encoding fluoride efflux transporter CrcB — MANILWVASGGAIGAVLRYVTVMGVHRFAGTAFPLGTLVANVAGSLVIGILWAMAEKTPLTPAAASFLFIGLLGSFTTFATFSIETLDLFRDGRMGLAAANMLASNVLCLLAAYGGLRLGHTWA; from the coding sequence GTGGCGAACATCCTCTGGGTCGCCTCCGGAGGCGCCATCGGGGCGGTCTTGCGGTATGTGACGGTCATGGGCGTGCACCGATTCGCGGGAACGGCCTTCCCGCTTGGCACGCTGGTAGCCAATGTCGCAGGGTCGCTGGTGATCGGGATCTTGTGGGCGATGGCGGAGAAAACGCCGCTCACACCTGCGGCCGCGTCGTTCCTGTTCATCGGGCTTTTGGGGTCTTTCACCACGTTCGCGACCTTTTCGATCGAGACCCTGGACCTGTTTCGGGACGGTCGCATGGGCCTCGCGGCCGCCAACATGCTTGCCTCAAACGTGCTCTGCCTCCTGGCGGCCTACGGGGGCCTGCGCCTCGGACACACGTGGGCATGA
- a CDS encoding NifU N-terminal domain-containing protein → MGKITTHPTPNPNSLKITRAERFIEEGMESFATSLEAEGHALGEPLFRIPGVINVFILPDFLTVTKDPAARWDDVLPGVKEVLEG, encoded by the coding sequence ATGGGCAAGATCACCACGCACCCCACGCCCAACCCCAACAGCCTCAAGATCACGCGCGCCGAGCGCTTCATCGAGGAAGGAATGGAGAGTTTTGCGACGTCTCTCGAAGCGGAGGGCCATGCGCTCGGGGAACCGCTGTTTCGGATTCCGGGCGTGATCAACGTGTTCATTCTCCCGGACTTTCTGACGGTTACCAAGGATCCGGCGGCGCGGTGGGATGACGTGCTGCCGGGGGTGAAGGAGGTGCTGGAGGGTTAG
- a CDS encoding phage holin family protein, with the protein MSDSSGQNGRIGRLASEAKGLVDDTREWLDAKLRLMELDFEEKIEAMAGKAMASAIVAFFSAMAVVFLMVAGALGLGAWWESNALGFLAMGGILFLAAAMVHWLRPTFLPGSMRVVAGRPRKDRMLQLPGPAHQPPRPALKDSGGDKPKTGTRDNTPKQNPNG; encoded by the coding sequence ATGTCCGACAGTTCAGGGCAAAACGGCCGGATCGGGCGCCTGGCTAGCGAAGCCAAGGGCCTGGTAGACGACACCCGGGAGTGGCTCGACGCCAAGCTCCGGTTGATGGAGCTCGACTTCGAGGAGAAGATTGAGGCGATGGCCGGCAAGGCCATGGCATCCGCCATCGTCGCCTTTTTCAGCGCAATGGCGGTTGTCTTCCTGATGGTAGCCGGCGCCCTGGGTCTGGGCGCGTGGTGGGAATCCAACGCGCTTGGTTTCCTGGCGATGGGGGGTATCCTCTTCCTGGCCGCCGCGATGGTGCATTGGCTTCGACCGACGTTCCTGCCGGGCTCGATGCGGGTGGTGGCCGGGCGGCCCCGCAAGGACCGCATGCTGCAACTACCCGGCCCGGCACATCAGCCTCCGCGGCCCGCCCTGAAGGACTCCGGCGGCGACAAGCCGAAAACCGGCACGCGAGACAACACTCCAAAGCAGAATCCGAATGGCTGA
- a CDS encoding adenylate kinase, with translation MRIVLFGPPGVGKGSQAALLQERRGMAHVSTGILLRTAIRQGTDVGKAAERMVKEGKLVPDAVVRKIAEDALLGRDCDQFALDGYPRTIQQAEWLSEFLEAHKAPLNRVISLNAPDEVIVDRLSKRRVDRVTRENYHLDFKPPPDDLPEGRIIQRADDKPEIILRRLKQYREETSPVQEYYRDRGMLSEVYGVGAFEDVHATILDILESSRATA, from the coding sequence ATGAGAATCGTTCTCTTCGGCCCGCCGGGTGTGGGCAAAGGCTCGCAGGCCGCGCTCCTGCAGGAACGCCGCGGGATGGCGCACGTGTCGACGGGCATTCTTCTTCGCACGGCCATTCGACAGGGCACCGACGTCGGAAAGGCCGCCGAGCGCATGGTGAAAGAGGGCAAGCTGGTTCCGGACGCAGTGGTGCGCAAGATTGCCGAGGACGCGCTGCTGGGTCGCGATTGCGATCAATTCGCGCTCGACGGCTACCCCCGCACCATCCAGCAGGCCGAGTGGCTGAGTGAGTTTCTGGAGGCGCACAAGGCGCCGCTGAACCGGGTAATCAGCCTCAATGCGCCGGACGAGGTCATTGTGGACCGCCTGTCCAAGCGCCGCGTGGACCGCGTGACCCGTGAGAACTACCACCTGGATTTCAAGCCTCCGCCGGACGACCTGCCGGAAGGTCGCATCATCCAGCGAGCCGACGACAAACCCGAGATTATCCTACGGCGCCTCAAGCAGTACCGCGAGGAGACTAGCCCGGTGCAGGAGTACTACCGCGATCGCGGCATGCTCAGCGAGGTCTACGGGGTAGGGGCGTTTGAAGACGTGCACGCGACGATCCTCGACATCCTGGAGTCCAGCCGGGCCACAGCCTGA
- a CDS encoding polyprenyl synthetase family protein — MDLSAHRDRIEAALARAVGASQPPALYEPAEYVMAGQGKRLRPLLVLLAAETHGLTGDEALPGAVAVEVFHNFTLVHDDIMDNADSRRGRDTVHIRWDEPTAILVGDLLMGIAYEHIARLPHVPKALTCFNAMVRRLCEGQTLDMDFETRRDVTLDDYLEMINGKTGALLACCLELGAIAAGADAESRARMAETGRDIGRAFQIQDDLLDLTADSAKWGKQVGGDVMEGKRTWLLIQALERASTPEDRALLERVLDGGVDSEEVPEVRALMDRLGVLKDTRDAVIFHSDAAIGRLREVSESPAREALIGLVRSMQARLH; from the coding sequence ATGGATCTTTCGGCGCACCGGGATCGCATTGAAGCTGCCCTGGCGCGCGCAGTCGGGGCCTCGCAGCCGCCAGCGCTCTATGAGCCGGCTGAGTACGTCATGGCCGGCCAGGGCAAGCGTCTGAGGCCGCTCCTGGTCCTGCTCGCCGCAGAAACGCACGGTCTCACGGGCGATGAGGCCCTGCCGGGCGCCGTCGCCGTGGAAGTCTTCCACAACTTCACGTTGGTCCATGACGACATCATGGACAATGCAGACAGCCGTCGCGGCCGGGACACGGTGCACATCCGTTGGGATGAGCCGACAGCGATTCTGGTTGGCGACCTGCTTATGGGAATTGCCTATGAGCACATCGCCCGGCTGCCGCACGTTCCCAAAGCGCTCACATGTTTCAATGCCATGGTGCGCCGCCTCTGCGAGGGGCAGACGCTGGATATGGATTTTGAGACACGCCGTGACGTGACGCTCGATGACTACCTCGAGATGATCAACGGCAAGACGGGAGCCCTGCTGGCGTGCTGCCTCGAACTGGGCGCGATTGCTGCCGGGGCAGACGCAGAATCGAGGGCGCGCATGGCCGAGACCGGCCGCGACATCGGCCGCGCGTTCCAGATCCAGGATGACCTGCTGGATTTGACGGCGGACAGCGCCAAATGGGGCAAGCAGGTGGGCGGAGACGTCATGGAAGGCAAACGCACGTGGCTGCTCATTCAGGCGCTCGAGCGGGCCTCAACCCCCGAAGACCGCGCCCTGCTGGAGCGGGTGCTCGACGGCGGCGTGGATTCGGAGGAGGTACCGGAGGTCCGCGCGCTGATGGACCGACTTGGCGTACTGAAAGACACGCGGGACGCAGTTATATTTCATTCCGACGCCGCGATTGGTCGCCTGCGGGAGGTGTCGGAAAGCCCGGCCCGCGAGGCGCTGATTGGTCTAGTCCGCTCCATGCAGGCCCGCCTCCACTGA
- a CDS encoding HPr family phosphocarrier protein — MIEREVTVSNRAGIHTRPASMIVRTAAQFKSEFFIHKDAYEINGKSIIGVMTLAAEQGATLKLIFEGPDEAQAADALEKLFEDGFGEVK; from the coding sequence ATGATTGAACGCGAAGTCACAGTTTCCAACCGAGCCGGTATCCACACACGGCCGGCGTCCATGATTGTGCGGACGGCGGCGCAGTTCAAGAGCGAGTTCTTCATCCACAAGGACGCTTACGAGATCAACGGCAAGAGCATTATCGGCGTGATGACGCTCGCGGCAGAGCAGGGCGCGACACTCAAGTTGATTTTCGAGGGGCCCGATGAGGCCCAGGCCGCGGACGCTCTGGAGAAGCTCTTCGAAGACGGCTTCGGCGAGGTCAAGTAA